The genomic stretch GCTGATCAGCACGACCACGGTTTCTGCGGGCCGGGTGATCTGGGACTGGCAGTAGGCCAGCGCCCGGTTGATGTCCGTACCGCCGCCGAGCTGGGTGCCGAACAGGACGTCGACCGGGTCGTCCAGCTGGTCGGTGAGGTCGACCACCGCCGTGTCGAAGACGACCAGCCGGGTGCTGATCGACCGCATGGAGGCGAGGACCGCGCCGAACACGGACGCGTAGACCACCGACGCGGCCATCGACCCGGACTGGTCGATGCAGAGCACGACCTCCTTCTTCACCGACCGCGCGGCGCGCCCGTATCCGACGAGCCGTTCCGGCACCACCGTGCGGTACTCGGGCAGGTAGTGCTTGAGGTTGGCCGCGATGGTGCGGTTCCAGTCGATGTCGTGGTGGCGCGGCCGGCTGATGCGCGCGCTGCGGTCGAGGGCGCCGGTGAGGGTGGCACGGGTACGGGTCGCAAGCCGCTTCTCCAGGTCCTCGACGACCTTGCGCACGACCGCGCGTGCCGTCTCCTTCGCCGTCTCCGGCATCGCCTTGTTCAGCGAGAGCAGCGTGCCGACCAGGTGCACGTCCGCCTCCACCGCCTCCAGCATCTCCGGCTCCAGCAGGAGTGAGGCGAGGCCGAGCCGGTCGATGGCGTCGCGCTGCATGACCTGGACGACGGAGGAAGGGAAGTACGTGCGGATGTCCCCGAGCCAGCGGGCCACGGACGGTGCCGAGGCACCGAGTCCCGCTGAACGGTCTCGGCCCGCCTGCGGTTTGTCCCCCTTGCCGTAGAGCGCGGCGAGCGTGCCGTCCATCGCCGCGTCCCGGCCGGACAGCGCGCATCCGGTGCCGTCGGCCTGGCCGCCGCCGAGCACCAGCCGCCAGCGCCGCAGCCGCTCCCGCGCCGGATCGTCCATGTCCGCCGCCGGCATCGACTCGCTCCTCATGTACCCACCCCCGCAAGGCTGTTGTCGTCCCTCGTCTCGAACGCGTCGTCCAGTCCGAGCAGCAACCGCAGCACCGGCAGTACGGCGTCGGCGCGCTCGGTGTCCGGCTCGGCAGCGAAGCCGGGTGTCACGGCGCCGTGGGCGGCCCGCCGGGCCACCCGGTCTCCCGGTCCGCACCGGACCAGTTCACCGAGTGTTCTGCGCACCCCCGGCTCATACGCCGCGAACGTGCGCCGCAGCAGCGGCAGTACGTCCGTGAACGCCTCCGCCGGAACCCCGGTCAGCCAGCTGTCCACCAGGCCGAGCAGCCGCTCGTCGTGCACCAGCAGCAGCCCTCCCCCGCCGCCGACGAAGCCCTCGATCCAAGCGGCCGCGTCGGCGGGCGGCGTCCCCGGCGACAGCGCGAGCCCCATCAGCCGCGCGGCCTCCTCGGAGCGCAACGCGCCGTCGTCCAGCAACAGCCGCACCGCCCGTCCCCGAAGCACGCCGGGCACGCTGTCCCGCACCGACAAGG from Streptomyces roseochromogenus subsp. oscitans DS 12.976 encodes the following:
- a CDS encoding VWA domain-containing protein, which translates into the protein MPAADMDDPARERLRRWRLVLGGGQADGTGCALSGRDAAMDGTLAALYGKGDKPQAGRDRSAGLGASAPSVARWLGDIRTYFPSSVVQVMQRDAIDRLGLASLLLEPEMLEAVEADVHLVGTLLSLNKAMPETAKETARAVVRKVVEDLEKRLATRTRATLTGALDRSARISRPRHHDIDWNRTIAANLKHYLPEYRTVVPERLVGYGRAARSVKKEVVLCIDQSGSMAASVVYASVFGAVLASMRSISTRLVVFDTAVVDLTDQLDDPVDVLFGTQLGGGTDINRALAYCQSQITRPAETVVVLISDLYEGGIRDEMLKRVVAMKTSGVQFVVLLALSDEGAPAYDREHAAALAALGAPAFACTPDLFPEVMAAALEKRPLPIPDTV